From Rudanella lutea DSM 19387, a single genomic window includes:
- a CDS encoding Uma2 family endonuclease → METVALAPKLPETLDGIQEGEVLRIPASWDEYLDLLETTPYTIQFLGEEIIIMGQATDIHEQLVIRLGKLFALYFDELDGDYRVLGSNVKLVTPGQVGDFNADLSVVRGPSEYGPTKTGRNSTARITNPYIVVEVLSKSTRNFDLGGKLLAYAEIPSLQHVLLVDQHTVEVHISSRTDQPNQWLTTRYNALSDVVAIDGFNLKLDAVYRKILG, encoded by the coding sequence ATGGAAACAGTTGCCCTGGCGCCCAAACTGCCCGAAACCCTCGACGGGATACAGGAAGGGGAAGTTCTTCGGATTCCGGCCTCCTGGGATGAGTACCTCGACCTGCTGGAGACAACGCCGTACACCATTCAATTTCTGGGTGAAGAAATTATTATCATGGGTCAAGCCACCGACATTCACGAACAATTAGTTATTCGTTTGGGTAAACTGTTTGCCCTTTATTTCGACGAGCTCGATGGGGACTACCGGGTCCTGGGGAGTAATGTTAAACTGGTAACGCCCGGTCAGGTTGGCGATTTCAATGCCGACTTATCGGTGGTCCGGGGGCCATCGGAGTACGGACCAACCAAAACAGGGCGTAACTCGACTGCGCGAATCACAAATCCGTACATCGTTGTAGAAGTATTATCGAAGAGCACGCGGAATTTTGATTTGGGGGGCAAACTGCTTGCTTACGCCGAAATTCCGTCGTTACAGCACGTTCTGCTGGTTGACCAACACACGGTAGAAGTTCATATTTCGTCCCGCACCGATCAACCGAATCAGTGGCTTACCACCCGGTATAATGCTTTGTCTGATGTAGTGGCAATTGACGGCTTCAACCTGAAATTAGACGCGGTGTACCGGAAGATTCTGGGATGA